The Chitinophaga parva genomic sequence TCAAAGAATACAGGGCCTTCCAGGCCTGCTTTGCGCAGCTGGGGCGTAAGGTCCACCTGGGAGAAAAAGCCCAGGTGATAACCCATTTGCTGCAGGTGCTGGGCTACCCCGATCATGGGATTGATATGCCCTTTTTCCGGGATGGTGACAATGAGTATTTTCTTATTGCACATAGTGACTGGCCCATTGAATTAAAGAGATCATGTTAAAAAGCAGCAGGCGGTCTGCTTCCGGTATGGTCGGTTGCCTGCTCAGTGTTTCCAGGGCTTTGCGGTCCAGGTAAGTATCAATGAAATCATGCTTTCCCGCCAGGAGCTGCTGCAGGATGGCCTGGTAAGCCGCGCCCAGCCTGGGATCGCGGGGCAGGGATGATTTTTTGCGCAGGGCCAGCGTGGCCGGCATATGGCGCAGGGCCACCTGGCGCAGCATGTACTTTTCCACGCCCATTTTAAAGCCCAGTGCAGGCCCTACCTGTGATACCGCGTACAGCATGTTCCGGTTGGCAAACGGTACGCGCGCCTCCAGCCCAAAGTGCATGGTATGGATATCCCCGTTGTGTAGCAGGCGGGCCAGCCAGCGCCGGTTTACCAGCACGCTCATGGCCAGGATGTTTTCAGTTTCGCAGCGGCCAAACTGTACCCCGGCCTTGCACACCAGCTGCCGGTATTCTGCATCCAGTTGTTGCAGCGGGTCCAGTTCCCGCCGCAGCTTAGGCGAGAGCATGGTGGCCCGTTTCTCTGCACCAAATAAATTCATCAATCCCAGGGGGCTGTGATTTACCTGGTTATTCAGTAAAAAGTAATAGCCGTAGTTGGTTTCATCCGCTGCATCGCCCACCAGCACCGCCTTCACGTGGCGGCTGGCTGCGCGCGAGAGATGGTGTTGTGAAAATTCCTGCTCCCATACGGGTATGCGCTCATTGATCCGGGCCAGTTCCCGCAGGCTGTTTTCCAGTGAAGGATGTTGAATGGTCACCTGGTGAAAACCGGCCTTGACCTGCCTGGCCACCTGTTTGGCAAAAGGCAGGTCGTCAGAATTTACAATGGTGCCGGGATCAAAGTTGATCTGGTCGTGGTTTTCAAAAGCCACGGTAAATGCCTCAATAGCCTGTGTGCTATGCTGTGCTGCCAAAGTGGCCAGCAGCGAGGAATCCAGCCCGCCACTCAGGAAAGCGCCTACCGGCACATCTGCCCGGATGGACAGGCGTACGCTTTGTTGCAGGGCATCGTCTATCTCGCTGATCAGCGTATATTCATCCCTGTTAGAGGTCTGCCAGTTAAACTGGTACCAGGTCTTGAGCCGCAGCCCATCCTGCCCAAAACGCAGCAGGGTGCCCGGTTCCAGGTAACGGATGTCCTGGAAAATGGTGTTAACCCCGTTGCCACTCAGGGAAGGCGCGATAACAAATTCCGCCAGGCGACTGGTATCCGGCAGGGGCGCCTGGTCCAGCACGCGGAGCAGCGCTTTTACTTCCGATGCGAAATAGAAAGTATCCTGCCGCACCAGGTAGGCCAAGGGCTTCACACCCAAGGGATCGCGGGCGGCAAATGCCTGTTGGTTTTGCTGGTCCCAGATCAGGAAGGAGAACATGCCGTTAAAGCGATCCAGGCAGGCCTCTCCCCATACCATGTAGGCGGCCAGCACCACTTCCGTGTCGCAGCGGGTGTGAAAGTCGTAGTGGGGCCGCAGCACTTCCCGCAGGGTGGCGTGGTTGTAGATCTCGCCGTTGTACACAATGTGATAGCGTCCACTTGGATCAGTAAAAGGTTGCGCACCGCCGGCTGCATCCAGCAGGGACAGGCGCTGGTGGCACAGGGCATGTTGCCCCAGCACCAGTGTTCTTTCATCATCCGGCCCGCGGTGGCGCTGGGCCTTGCTGATGGTTTCAATTTTTTTCCGCAACACCGGGCCGGTGTCTGCAGAAAACAGGATGCCTCCAATTCCGCACATACGTTTAACGGTTTTCCTTTTCCAGTAATTGTTTCAGCCGGGTGGCCAGGTTGGTGTATGTAAGGTACCGGTGCACGCTTTCCGGCACCAGGTGGTCATAGGGTTGGTCTTGCACCATGCAGGCGCGCACCCGGGTGCCGCTCACCTCCATGGATGTGTTCAGGTTTTTTACAGGGTAACCGGCTGTGTGTGCATACGTAATGGTACTGGTGTTGATGGTGTAGACGATATGGAAAGCCGGCAATACATATTCCAGCTCATAAAAATTCTCCAAAGAAAAACCGCTGTAGGGCAGGGCTGCAAGGTAGTGGCGCCCCGGCCAGCACTGATCCAGGTAAGGCTTTATCATCTCCAGCCGTTCACCTGCCGTGGCAAAGTCTTTTGCTGTGTGCGACTGATTAGCCACGCCCACTATGACGATGGCCTCGTCTACTTCTGCTTTCATCTGCTCCAGGTAAGCCGCGTGCCCGTTGTGGAAGGGTTGTGCCCGGGTAATGAAAATGCCGCGCTTCACCGGGGCCAATGCCGGCATGATCACCGGGGCGCCGCCAGATGGTATAACGGTAACGGGCACACGTAATGTAAGTTCCATCGCCTCCCTTTCTGCCGCATTACTGGTAAAAGCATGGACAAAGGCAGGACAAAGTATACGCCAGCGCAACCAGTGGTAATGATCCGGAAGCCCCTTGCCGGGAATGGGCAGCAGGCAGAATGGCTTTTGCAAATGCTGCCCCAGCGTGGCTTGTAATGCCGGCATCAGTTGCGAGCAAAGCATGGGGGAATGCCCTTCCAGCAGGCCTTCCGGCCGGCTGATCACAAAGATAAGCTCATCATATTCCTGTTCCAGCCGCAGTATTTCCTGCAGTTGCGCATCTGTAAAATGGCGCCAGTCCAGGGCAAGCAAGGCTCTCATACACATGGCATTTAAGTGTGAAGCTCACCATTCATAATAGTGCAGCACTTCATCAAAGCAGGGCATAAACCCAATGTTATCATCCAATACCCACACCTGATCAAACGCATTGTGGAGGTATACCAATGCCTGGTCCAGGCAAAAGAATGGCTTCCACAAAGCTTCATACAGGTCAAAGAAGCCACTGTGCAGGCGGGTTTCCGCCTGGCGGTAGTGGGCAATGGCGCTACGCAGGCGGTTGGCGTCGTAGCGGAATGTACCATCTTCGGGCCCTTCCTTACACACCCGGAATGCGGAGAAGATCACGTCTTTCTCACAGGCATCCCATTTCACCATTTCAAAATCCAGGAAGGCCGTCAGCACTTCTTTGTCAAACAAAACATTTTCCAGTTGTATATCTCCATGGATCCACTGGTAGCGGGCAGCATCCCAGGGGAATTGCAGTGCCACGGCCTGCTGCAGCTTGTAGGCAGCCTCGCAGAAACGCTCCCAATGCTTCAGTACATAACGCCCGGCTTTGGTTTGTTCCAGCACTGCGGGCGGTTGGGCAGGCATGCGGTACCACTGGTACACGCCCTGGTGGGTATCATGCACAGAAAGGATATCATACATGGCCTGGTGGAGGCCCGCCAGTTCTTTAAAAAGCAAGGCTAGCTGTTCACTGCTGCAGTGTTGCCACCACTTGCAGGGAATGTTGCCCGGTTGCAGGTAAAAAACATGCACAAACCGGTGCTGCCATTGCAACGGAGGGCCGGGGTGCTTTACCAGCCGGGGCGCATGCCGGTAACCCTGCGCTTCCAGTGATTGCAGCACATGCTCTTCCGCGCGCACACTATCTGCCCGCCGGTTGTGCCGGGCCAGCCTGGCCACGTATGCACCGTTCGCAGCCTGTACCAGGGCATTCCGGTTAGAATAGCCTCCCAGGGCGGTTACAGACAGTGGCCGTATGCCAAAATGTGCGGGTAGCAATTCCGTATATGCGAATACGTTATCCATTATCTTTTCAGATGGGCGTTGATCCTTTCCTGTACACTTTCAAACTTTTCATCGCGCAGCAGGATGCCGTTTTCAAACACGGTTTCCAGCTCATTAGCGTAAGGGCTGGATTCTGTTTCAGGGATGGTCCGGTAACCCTCCGGTGTAAGGACCAATTGCTGGCGGCCGGATTTAGAGGTCTTGAAGGATTGCACCATCTTTCCCGCGTCATTCATTTCCACCGGGTGCTTCTGCACATTCACAGGTTGCCCATTGATCTCTGCGTAAGAGCACTTGATGGCAAACTGCTGGGAGTCGCGGTCCAGGCGCTGCAGCAGGGCGCCGCCCATGCCCAGTACCAGGTTCTCCGCAGAGATGCCCGCATCTTTCAATGCTTTATAAATGCTGCGGATGCTGTCTATATTAATGCCATCGCCCTGGATCACGCGCACCTGCGGCGGTAGTACTTTGTAGCCTTTTTCATTGATGGTGCAGCCAAATTTTTCCATGAGGATGCCAAACAAATGCAGCAGGGTTTGCACCGGGTCTCCGCTGTCGGGCCGTATCACCAGGGTGCCCTGGCGCTGCAGGATGTCTTCCTTCATTGCACCGCCCCAGTATTCCGCGGCAGCGCGGAAAATATCATAGGAGTCAGACACCACGGATATAATGCCGGTGGGATAGGCCTTCAGGATATTCTGCATCACTTCCAGCTCACCTTCTTCGCCCAGCAGCGTCATGATGGAGTGCTCCGTAGCGGGCACGGAAGCCGCCATCACGGAACTTGCGCCATAAAATTTTTGCGCATACACGGCTGCTATCACGGTATCACTGCCTTTAAAGTTCAGCAGGTGGGACATACCGCCTATGCCGGCACTCTCCCCGGAGCTGGTGCCCCGGAAGCCAAAGTCGTTGAGTACAAACGGTGTTCCGCCCAAAGCCGTTGCACTGGCGGTTTCCGCGTAGTAATTCTCCACGATCTGGCGGATGTGGAAGGAGAGGGTGGCCACGGAACTGGGATACCAGGTCTGCATCAGGATGGTTTCCAGGAAGTTGGTCAGCCAGTAGCATTCGGGATCTGTGTTCTCAATGGTCATGAGCACATTGCGTACGGGAATAATGCTGCCTTCCTTTACCGCTTTAATGCACACCGGCAGGTAGCCTCCATGCTTTTCCAGGATGTAATCAAACTTGCGGCGGTCAAACACGTCATTGCGCCCAAAGACGCCATTGAGCAGGGCTTCTGCCTGGTCTATAGCCTCTTTGTTGACCACCGCACCGGTGAAGTATTTTTTGATGATGTATTGCAATCCGAAGAAAGCGGTCTCGCCAAACAGGCCACCACGGCTTTCCAGGTAAGAATATATTTTATTTGTGCCGGGATAGTACAGTTTGTGATGGGAGTATTTGTAAGCATCCGCCATCAGGATGATGTTATCGGTGTACATGGTTTACGCGTTTAAATGTGCGAGGATCTTATTAATAAAGGGGAGGTGGGCGGCATTGATAATTTCTTTTTCCAGCATAATGGGCAGGGCACTGGTATCGAACCATTGCAGGGCTTCGAGATCATCGTTTGCTTGTGGTGTACCACTCAGCAACGTAGCGGTAAAGAGCAGGCTGAGTATTTTGTCTGTTTCACCGCGGTAGCGCCAGTCATCTATTTTCACAGAGCCAAGGTACTGCATGGGCGTGGTTTCCAGGGCACCGCATTCTTCCTGCAGCTCCCGTGCGGCGGCGGCTTCATAGCTCTCATCCGTGGGGTCGGCAAAGCCGCCGGGCAGCCGCCAGGTAGCTTCATTTGGTTTCTTGCCGAGGAGCAATTGCGTATGGCCGGCATTGAGCAGTGCTATATCCACGGTAGGATACACAATATCGTAGCGGTTATAAATAGCATAGTTGATGCCCAGGCGGAAGTCGCGCGTGGTGAGTGGCTGGTCACTATGGGTTTCCCGCACGCTGGTGGCGCTGAACTCGCCAAAAGCAGGCAGGGTAGCTGTTGCCAGCTTGCCGCTGTAGGCTTTTGCAAAACTGTCGCGGCTACCGTACAAAATGAATTTTTCGCCAGGAAAGGTATTGGTCAGCAAAGCATCCAGCTGTTCAGACCATACCTTATCATCGGTATAGTCACGCAGGGGCAGCACCGGTATGGCGGGGTAGTCTGCCTTGATCATGGCTTCGCGGGTATAAAAATCAAAAGGATTATGCTTGCTGGACCTTACCGGGGCCGTGCCCAGTACCAGCACCGTGCGGTGGTGCAGCCCCGTTACATGGCGGATAAGATGATGGTGCCCTTCGTGCAGATAAGGCGTCTGGAACCTGGCGATGATAACTCCTGTGCTTTTCATTTTGTGTTATTTCTACACAAATATAATCACATATTTCCGGCATTGCCAAATAATATGTGTTAATTTTACGCATTTATTTTCAACAATGACAAATCAGATCTCGAACAGGATGCCTTCCTTCTGCAACTGGGTATAGCGCTGCTTATTGAAGGAGAACATTTTGCCCGGCCGGCCGGCGCCTTCGTTCTTTGCATACTCGTCCAGCTCGTCCAGTATTTCCAGGGAAAGTATTTTCTTCTTAAAGTTGCGCCGGTCTATGTCCCGTCCCAGCAGCGCGGCATACAGGCTTTCCAGGTCGGAGAAGGGGAATTTTTTATCCAGCAGTTCAAAGCCAATGGGCTCATAACGCAGCTTGGCCTGCACCCGCTGGATGGCTTTTTCCAGGATGTTCTTATGATCAAAAGCCAGCGCCGGCAGTTCGTTGATATTGAACCACTGCGCTACACTGGCATCGGTATCCGCTTTCAGCGCCATAAACCGGGAGGTCTTTACCAGCGCAAAATAAGCTACGGAGATAATACGCTGGCGCGGGTCGCGCTCCGGGGCACCAAAGGTGTAAAGCTGTTCCAGGTATTTCACCTCTATGCCGGTTTCTTCCCGCAGCTCCCGTTTCACCGCCGTTTCCAGCGATTCATCTTCCCCTACAAACCCGCCGGGGATGGCCCATTCATCTTTAAAAGGAGGATATTTCCTGCGGATCAGCAGTACAGACACGCCCTCACTCTTCGCGTAGCCAAATACCACCGCATCTACGGCAACACTGATGCCTGGAGTCTTTTTAACCATATGCTTTTTAAGGGTGAACGGCCGTAATAATACAATATTTACCGCACATCATCCCTTTACCTAAGATATATTGAATTTTGATTTTTCTTAATGTGTTTAGAAGGCGGTTTCCCCGGGGATAGCCATGTTGCTTTTGTGTGGAAAAACCGTACCTTTGTACTGTAATTAAATAAATTACAGAAAAGGAGTTCTTTTATAATGAACACACTCAATGATTTTAACCGGTTTACCAACAGCCTGCCCGAACAGGGGCCGCTGATGCCGGTACTCTTCATGGGCCACGGCTCGCCCATGAACGGGATAGAGACTAATGAATTTACCCGCGAATGGGCCCGCATCGCTAAAGAGATGCCCACGCCCAGCGCGGTACTGGTAGTGTCTGCCCACTGGCTGAGCCGGGGCACCCGCATTACGGCCATGGACCTTCCGCCTACTATCCACGATTTTGGCGGCTTCCCACCGGAGCTGTTTGCCGTGCAGTACCCCGCACCCGGCAGCCCCGACCTGGCCAAAGAAACGGCAAAGATCATCCGGTCGGTACACGTGGAGGAAGACCACGACTGGGGCCTGGACCATGGCGCCTGGACGGTGGTGCGCCAGATGTACCCGGACGCGAAGATCCCTGTGCTGCAACTCAGCATTGACTATACCAAACCACCCCAATACCATTATGAACTGGCCCGGGAGCTGATGGCATTGCGCCGCAAAGGTGTGTTGATCATGGGCAGTGGTAACATGGTGCACAACCTGCGCATGGTAGCATGGGAGATGATCAATGGAGGCGGCTATGACTGGGCACTGGAGATCAATGATCAGTTCAAACACCTCATCCAGACCGGTGACCACCAGTCGCTGATCCGGTACGACCAGCTGGGCCGTGCCGCACAACTGGCCATTCCTACACCAGAGCATTACCTGCCCCTGCTTTATACGCTGGGCCTGCAGCAATCCGGTGAGGAAATAAGTCTCTTCAATGACAAGGCCGTGGGAGGCTCCCTCACCATGACCTCCGTGAAAATAGGATAGTACACGCTTGCCAATAAATAAGAAAAGGCTGTCGCACATAAAAGCGGACGGCCTTTTTTAGTGCCGGTATGGAACTACCACGATCGTCCCATCGGACGATCGCTGAGTATACGCCGGTTATCTATAGGCGATAGGACCGCGTTATTTCACCCACTTCACCTTCTCGGTGAGGGGCTTGATGCGGCGCCCTGCGGGCAATTCCTCCCCCGGATAGCCCAGGTAGAGAAGGCCCAGCACCTTGTCCGCCTCCCCTAGCTCCAGGTATTGGTGCAGGGCAGGGGAGTAGGTCATACCGCCTGTGCTCCAGAAGCTGGCCAGGTCGTAAGCGGTGGCAGCCAGCAGCAGGTTTTGCACGGCGCAGGCCACGGCTTCCACTTCTTCAATTTCCGGGATCTTCGGGTTATCCCCCCGCTTCATGCAGGCTACAATCACGTGAGATGCCTTCTCACCATGCTGTAACAGTTTATCATAGTTGCCCTGCAAGAATTTTTCCGGTGGTGTGTTAGCCTTGTAGAGCGCTGCGTGTTGGGCACAGAATTCTTTTACTTTGTCACCACTGTATACAACAAAGTACCAGGGCTCCGTATAGCCATGGGTGGGCGCCCAGTCGGCCAGTTCCAGCAGGTGCTGTACGGTGTGGTCTGCTATTTTGCGGCCGCTCATGTTGGCCGGCTTTACGCTGCGCCGTTGCGTAATGAGTAGCTCCAGGGTAGTTGATTTTTCCATGCGTTGTTTTTATGGTAGTTTTTCCAGCAGTGCTTCCGGTATGCGCACTACTTTGCGGGTGCTGTAATCAAAACAGAGAATGCCGGTTTTGGCGGTAGCAATGATGAAGGTCTTGCCATTGCGGGTGGTGCTGAGGCGGTACACGATGTCAAAGCTCATGGCGGTAACATCTGCTGCGCCTACTTCCACGGTGAATACATCCCCGTGAAAACCCTCCGCCTGGTACATAATGGCTACATCAGCCATGATGATGCCGGTACCAAAAACATCCAGCTCTCCTTTGCAGCCCAGGTGTTGCAGGAATTGCACCCTCACCTCGTGCAGCATGGAGAGTATGGCATCATTGCCCACATGACCGCCGTAATTCACATCTGTAATGCGTACAGGAATGCTGGTATGAAATAAAACCTTTTCGGGAAAGGTAAGTTTGATCCTTGCCATAAATGTTGTGTAGACGAATGTTTGCGTATCATATTTTACGCATTGGCCTGCAGCCAGTCAATTAATTTTTTAGTAGCCTTTGCACGGTGGCTGTACTGGTTCTTTTCCGCCATGGCCATGGTGGCAAAAGAACGGTCTGCGCCTGCCGGCTGGAAAATAGGGTCATAGCCAAAGCCTTCCCCACCCTGGGCTTCAGGGAGGATGGTGCCCGGGCATACGCCTTCAAACTGGTATTCTTTTCCTTTCCAGACGAGGGAGATCACCGTGCGGAATTGTGCCTGCCGGTTGGCTTGCCCCTGCATTTCCTGCAGCACCTTTTGAATATTGTCTGCTGAAGATTTCTGCTCACCGGCATAACGGGCAGAGAACACGCCGGGGGCACCATTCAGCGCCTTCACTTCCAGGCCGGTATCTTCCCCAAAACAATCCTGTCCTGTCATGTTGAAAATAGTACGGGATTTTTCGGAGGCGTTTTCCTCCAGGGTATGGTGGGGCTCGGGAATGTCAATATCAATGCCTGCTTCTTCCAGGGTTATGATGTTAAAGGCATCGCCCAGCATGGCGCGGATCTCTTTTACCTTATTTTTATTGTTGGTAGCAAATACTAATGTGTGCATGCGGTGATTTTAAATGCCGAGCAATTGTTTCAAACTATTCCAGAGGCGGCCTTTCATTACTTTATCTTCCGCGATCACGGCCAGGTCGTGGCTGTACAGCAGGCTGGTGTGGCCGGCCTGGCTCACCTGGTAGCGTTCCACGCCCTGTAGCGCCAGCGTGGCCGGGTCTACGCCAAAAAAGATACAATACTGCATAGGCACGGCCTGCTGCAGCGCCGTGAACGTTGCTCCCGGATAGGCGTGGAGGTTCACCAGCGCCACGTCCTGCATGCCCAGCTTACAGGCATTTAGTATATTTGTGAGGAGATGGAAGAGCGCATCATTCAGGTACACTTCGTTTGCATTGCTGATCAGGAGCACAATTTTTTTCTGGTTGTCACCTAGAAATTTAACAGGCGGCAGGGCAGCAGCGGGCGCCTCCGTTACCTTTGGCGTTGCGGGCGCTGTGGCTCCAATAGCCGGTGCAGCGGGCTTTTCGCCCGGGATGATTGCCTGGTGCTGGTAGATCCTGGCCAGGAAATACGGATCAAATTGTAGATGCTCTAAAGACATGCCCGGTGGTTTTATGGAAAAAAGCTGTTTATTTGCAAATCCGGTTCCACTAGAAGTTTATATAAAAAACTGCTCGACAATTTTAAAATATAAAAATACTGGCCGGTTAAATGCCCGGTTATTGAATATTTTCAATTTGCGGTTTACAGGCGAAAGTGTAAAAATATTGAGATAAAACTGATTAACCATGATGGTAGATACTCCAATGGCAAAATCCACCGCAATGCAGGAGGCCAACGAAAAGATCAAAGTGACCCGCACCACCGCCAGCCGGCTTGCAGAGGTTGATTTTGAACACCTTGTTTTCGGGAAAAAATATGCTGACCACATGCTGGTAGCAGATTTTGACGGCAAGGAATGGAAAAATGCGGAGATCCTGCCTTTCGGCAATTTTTCCGTAAGCCCGTCCAATGCCGCATGGCATTACGGCCAGGCTATTTTTGAAGGCATCAAGGCCTACAAAGATCCCCAGGGCAATCCCATGATCTTCCGTCCGTATGATAACTACGCCCGTTTCCTGACCTCTGCCGAGCGCATGGGCATGCCTGCCATCCCCGAGTGGTTGTTCATTGGCGGCCTGGCAAAGCTGGTCGATATTGACCGTGACTGGGTGCCCACCGGCGAAGGTTGCTCCCTTTACCTGCGTCCCTTCATGATCGCGGCAGATGAATTCATTGGCGTGCGCCCGTCTGAGACCTACAAATTTGCGGTGATCAATTCACCCTCCGGTCCTTATTTCAATAAGCCCATCCACCTGCTGGTGCAGGATAAGTATATACGTGCCTTCCCCGGCGGCGTAGGCTTTGCCAAGGCGGCCGGCAACTACGGGGGCACCATGTACCCCACTATGCAAGCCCGCAAGCAGGGCTACGACCAGATCCTCTGGGTAGATGGCTATGAGCACAAATACCTGCAGGAATGCGGCACCATGAATGTGTTTGCCATCATTGGCAACACCGCCATTACCCCGGACCTGTCACAGGGCACCATCCTGGCCGGCGTAACCCGTGCCAGCGTAATTGATCTGCTGTCAGACATGGGCCTGGCCGTGGAAGAGCGCCCTATCTCCATCGATGAGATCATTGATGCCCATAAGGCAGGCACCCTGCGCGAGGTATTTGGTACCGGCACTGCCTCCAGCGTGGCCTACGTGGAGCAGCTGGATTACAAGGAGACCAAGATCCACCTGGATACCACCAAATATGCCGTAGGAGCGGAAGTGATCAAACGCCTGGACGCCATCCGCACCGGCCGTGCTGAAGATACCCGTGGGTGGAACTATAAGATTTAATATCAAGGCATTATAAAAGCAGTGGAAGGCCATCCGGGACAAAAGGATGGCTTTTTGCTTACTGGTAGCGGCATTCAGGGAAATTTTCCTATATTTGCCTCCCGGTAAAAAGGTAAGACATTGACTTACGCAGCTTTTCTCGAATCCCTGGAGCAGCCTGTTCCGCCGGCATCCCTGCCAGCCCTGCTACAATCACTGTGGTGGGATCGCAAAGGAGACTGGCACCAGGCACACGGACTGGCAGATATTCCCGGCGCTCCGGCGGCGTGGGTACATGCCTATCTCCACCGGAAAGAGGGAGACCCGGGGAATGCGGCATATTGGTACCGGCGGGCGGGCAAACCCGTATCGGAGGCCAGTTTACAGCGGGAATGGGAGCAGATCACCCTGGCCCTGCTGGAGGCGCAGCCCGATGGGGCACATTAAATTTTCAAATTATCAACAAAGTATTTTGTTATTCACAAGGATAGTTATACCTTTGCCCTCCCAAATCCTTATTCGGGGATCGGATGTCACTTTAATCAGACAGAATAAAAAACTAGGTTAAGAATGCCTACTATACAACAATTAGTAAGAAAAGGAAGAGAAATTATCCGGGCTAAATCTAAGTCCAGAGCTTTAGATAGCTGTCCGCAGCGTCGTGGTGTATGTACCCGTGTGTACACTACCACCCCGAAAAAGCCGAACTCCGCTTTGCGTAAGGTTGCGAAAGTGCGTTTGACTAACAAGGTTGAGGTGATCGCATACATCCCCGGTGAAGGTCACAACCTGCAGGAGCACTCCATCGTGCTGATCCGCGGTGGTCGTGTAAAAGACCTGCCAGGTGTGCGTTATCACATCGTTCGTGGTTCTCTGGATACTGCTGGTGTAAAAGACCGTAAGCAGAGCCGTTCTAAATACGGAACCAAGAAAGTAAAAGTTAAAAAATAATAAGATTACAAATTTTTCGAATAAATGAGAAAGCAAGCAGCGAAAAAGATGCCTCTGGCTCCGGATCCTCGGTTCAACGACAAACAGGTTACCCGGTTTGTAAATAACGTAATGGAACAGGGAAAAAAGAGCATCGCTTATAAAATATTTTACGATGCTGTGGACAAGGTGAGCTCTATTACTGGTGAAAACGGTTACGAAGTGTGGAAGAAAGCACTGGTAAACGTAACACCCGCTGTAGAAGTAAGAAGCCGCCGTATCGGTGGTGCTACCTTCCAGATCCCTGCGGAAGTACGTCCCGACAGAAAGATCTCCCTGAGCATGAAATGGCTGATCCGTTATGCTACTGAAAGAAATGGTAAGAGCATGGCTGAAAAGCTGGCGAATGAGATCGTAGCAGCAAGCAAGGGTGAAGGTGCCGCTTTCAAGAAGAAAGAAGATACACACCGTATGGCGGAAGCTAACAAGGCTTTCTCTCACTTCAGAGTATAGTTGTAGCCCGTAAGGGCAAACTCAATATATTTGGCGAACAGTCCTGGTACTCCGGGACTGTTCGCCTTTTTTGTTTGGGATGCGGGCAACCATAAATCCGCAATGACTAACATCCCATCCTCACGCAACGCTTACTTCCATAAAAAAAGCGGGCGCACACGCGCCCGCTTTTCTACCGTTATTAACCTGTCCTATTTCACATTCACCAGCACTTTGATCTTCCCTTCTCCACGCACCAGTTCCTCCAGTGCCTTCCCAATAGCCTGTCCCGGTTTCAATTTCTCCGGGTCTGCTTTCATGGCATAACCCGCCTTGCTGGCTGTTACCAGGATATCGCCGCGGTGTATGGCACCGCCTTCATC encodes the following:
- the ygiD gene encoding 4,5-DOPA-extradiol-dioxygenase; amino-acid sequence: MNTLNDFNRFTNSLPEQGPLMPVLFMGHGSPMNGIETNEFTREWARIAKEMPTPSAVLVVSAHWLSRGTRITAMDLPPTIHDFGGFPPELFAVQYPAPGSPDLAKETAKIIRSVHVEEDHDWGLDHGAWTVVRQMYPDAKIPVLQLSIDYTKPPQYHYELARELMALRRKGVLIMGSGNMVHNLRMVAWEMINGGGYDWALEINDQFKHLIQTGDHQSLIRYDQLGRAAQLAIPTPEHYLPLLYTLGLQQSGEEISLFNDKAVGGSLTMTSVKIG
- a CDS encoding nitroreductase family protein, with protein sequence MEKSTTLELLITQRRSVKPANMSGRKIADHTVQHLLELADWAPTHGYTEPWYFVVYSGDKVKEFCAQHAALYKANTPPEKFLQGNYDKLLQHGEKASHVIVACMKRGDNPKIPEIEEVEAVACAVQNLLLAATAYDLASFWSTGGMTYSPALHQYLELGEADKVLGLLYLGYPGEELPAGRRIKPLTEKVKWVK
- a CDS encoding thioesterase family protein; the protein is MARIKLTFPEKVLFHTSIPVRITDVNYGGHVGNDAILSMLHEVRVQFLQHLGCKGELDVFGTGIIMADVAIMYQAEGFHGDVFTVEVGAADVTAMSFDIVYRLSTTRNGKTFIIATAKTGILCFDYSTRKVVRIPEALLEKLP
- the rdgB gene encoding RdgB/HAM1 family non-canonical purine NTP pyrophosphatase, which translates into the protein MHTLVFATNNKNKVKEIRAMLGDAFNIITLEEAGIDIDIPEPHHTLEENASEKSRTIFNMTGQDCFGEDTGLEVKALNGAPGVFSARYAGEQKSSADNIQKVLQEMQGQANRQAQFRTVISLVWKGKEYQFEGVCPGTILPEAQGGEGFGYDPIFQPAGADRSFATMAMAEKNQYSHRAKATKKLIDWLQANA
- a CDS encoding branched-chain amino acid aminotransferase, giving the protein MMVDTPMAKSTAMQEANEKIKVTRTTASRLAEVDFEHLVFGKKYADHMLVADFDGKEWKNAEILPFGNFSVSPSNAAWHYGQAIFEGIKAYKDPQGNPMIFRPYDNYARFLTSAERMGMPAIPEWLFIGGLAKLVDIDRDWVPTGEGCSLYLRPFMIAADEFIGVRPSETYKFAVINSPSGPYFNKPIHLLVQDKYIRAFPGGVGFAKAAGNYGGTMYPTMQARKQGYDQILWVDGYEHKYLQECGTMNVFAIIGNTAITPDLSQGTILAGVTRASVIDLLSDMGLAVEERPISIDEIIDAHKAGTLREVFGTGTASSVAYVEQLDYKETKIHLDTTKYAVGAEVIKRLDAIRTGRAEDTRGWNYKI
- the rpsL gene encoding 30S ribosomal protein S12 — its product is MPTIQQLVRKGREIIRAKSKSRALDSCPQRRGVCTRVYTTTPKKPNSALRKVAKVRLTNKVEVIAYIPGEGHNLQEHSIVLIRGGRVKDLPGVRYHIVRGSLDTAGVKDRKQSRSKYGTKKVKVKK
- the rpsG gene encoding 30S ribosomal protein S7, whose product is MRKQAAKKMPLAPDPRFNDKQVTRFVNNVMEQGKKSIAYKIFYDAVDKVSSITGENGYEVWKKALVNVTPAVEVRSRRIGGATFQIPAEVRPDRKISLSMKWLIRYATERNGKSMAEKLANEIVAASKGEGAAFKKKEDTHRMAEANKAFSHFRV